The sequence below is a genomic window from Phaenicophaeus curvirostris isolate KB17595 chromosome 16, BPBGC_Pcur_1.0, whole genome shotgun sequence.
GTCTGGGGTCACCCGGCACGGGGGTCTCTGTAGGGACTGGGAGGTGGCCCCTAACTCGCCCCTAAGCCAGACTGGGACCCCTGGATGGGCTGGGGACGCTGGCACGCTCTGCAAAGTGGCCCTTCGGAGGGGAGCGGGAGCCAGGAGGTGACGGTGGCTGTGCCAGCGGGTGCAAAAAACCACCCCGGTGCGCCTCTCGGCCGCCCCAGACAAAGGGAGCGAGCCAGGATCCGGCCAGTCTGGCTCTGGCACCTCCGTATCGTCTGATCACACCGTCGCCACTGAGCCCAGCTGCCCGCGGGGCTGCTTCCCGAGGAGCCCTGCAGTCCCGCGGGTGCCCACCGCGCTCCCCGCTGCCAGGCTGGCAGCCTCTCCCCACCCTGCGAGTCCGGACACGCCGTCGGGTCTCCCTTGGGAAGGTGCCCGCGGGTGGCACGTGGCTCCGGTGGGGATGTCCCTGCCACCCCGTGGGTCCCGCTCGCCTGGTTTTGCCGCCTGGCACCGCGGAACCCCCGGGATGTCGAGGTGGAGGTCTGAGTCGGAGCCCGCTCGCCCCTCCTGGGGCATCCACAGTTTTAGGGTTGGGGGGGATCCTTCCTGAAGATGCCAGTGGGTCGGCAAACTGGGATGTTCCCCAGCTCTTGGTGTGGCTGCGGGGTTCGGGGTCTCAGGTGGGAGGATGTCCCACTCTCCAGGACCCCCTTGGTGGCAGTGGGGGCGCGGCGGCACCCTCCCGCTCCTCCATCGCAGGAGTGAAGCTCGGGATGTGcgggctgggggcactgggatggagcgGTGGAGGCGATGGGGAGGGCTGGGGACCCCCAGGGTTGGGGGTCCCGGCTCTGACGTGCCCGTCCCCACGGCAGACGGTGGAGCACGGCTTCCCCAGCCAGCCCAGCGCCCTGGCCTATGACCCCGTCCTGTGCGTGATGGCCATCGGTACCAAGGCAGGAGCCGTGAAGCTGTATCCTTTTCCATCTCCAAGGGCAGGAGGTAAGGACCCCTCCGAACCCCCCCGGCCACCCCATCCCGGGGGATGCCGGGAGACGTGGccgagctgctgctggctcatctGGCAGCGCCTCATTCCTCTGCTCTGCCGGCGTCCGTCCGTCCCTCTGtccagctgggctgcagctgggCCAGGAAGGGGGGGCCAGAGGAAACCCCCGCCTCGCCTGGAACGCCAAGGGAGCGACAGGGCTTGGCTGTTCTGAGCAGCAGCCTGGGATGGGGGTGCTTCCCGGTGTCGCCCCCCTTTCTCATGGGGGTCTCCCGCCTTGGCGGTGCAGCGTTTTGTGGGGGGCAACACAGCGGCTGCCATGTCAACCCTTGAAAGGGCTTGGGCGGGGGGGGCCTGACGCCAGGGTGAGGGGCTGCAGCGGGCGCTGAGCCCAGTCCCGAGCTGGGGGCtatggaggaggggggggaacgGGACACAACGACAACAGCGCGGGCCTCGGCTGGGCTTTGTTGGCGGCGGCGTGCAGGGAGACTTCAGAGGGCTGCTGGCGGGCGGCCAGGGCTGGATGCGGCCGCGCTCGGGGGGCCCCCGCGCCGCAGGAATGCGGGTGGGTGTGTGGGGAGGGGGACGCGGGGGCGGCTGCGCCCGGATCGGGCTTGGGGTCAGAGCAAAAGGGGGGCCAAACGGCGCTCCCCATCCCCCAGGTTGGCGTCTCGCTGCCTCCCGAGCACAAAGATGGCGTGGTTTTAGTTCAGCCGGGGGCCGCCTCGGTGCCAGCCCGGCCGCGATGTCACCGGCCGCTCCGCTCGGCCGCCTCGCCGCGGGGTGCTGAGTCCCGCCACCCCCGGATCGAACCTCTCTGGGGATCACGGAGCTGTGGTTGCAAGGGGCTGCGGCGCCTGCGCATCCTCTGCGGGGATGCTTTTGGGGTGGTACCCAGCTCGGGGCACCACGGTCCTGCCCGTGGTGCTGTGTCTGGTGCCCAGGTCACCTGGCAGCCACCGGGAGGAAGATGCTTCTGGAGGTTCCCAGCACTGGGGAAGCGGGGGCCGGGAGAGGCGGCAGCCGGAGCTGGCCTGACTGGTGCTACTGGTTAGCaggggcacccatgggtgctcccTGGCCGCGCTGCGTGCGTGAGGCTGCAGACAACCCAGCACCGAGGAGCTGTCGTGGCCTGGGGGATCCCCAGGATGGGTTAGGGACACCAGGGTTTGGACCTCCATCATGGTGAGTCACGGTGAACGCGACAGCGTTCCTTGACCATTTCTCCCAAGGCCTGTCTGCCTTTGGCCAGAAGCACCGTTTTGAGTGGAGAAAAGGGTGTTTTGGGTGGGCAGAGACCCCAGGACAAGCAAAGATGGGCAATGACCGCTATCGctgcagcacccagagcccCCTGCGTGCCCAAAGCCTTGGCGGCTCTGGCAtggctctgccagtgcccggCGCTGCCAGACAGCTCCTGCCTGTCGGTCCAGTTCCTGTGCCGAGGGCACCCGGGGGTGGCCAGGAGCGAGGAGCACAGGGGCCAGCGGGCGGAAAGCTCCGGCATGCAGTGTGCCGAGCCGTAGCTGTGCCGGTGACACCAGGCTGGGGCAGGCGGCTCACTGGGTGTCGGGGAGGTGACGGATCGGGGTGCACCGTGCAGTGCTGGAGCTGCCGCGTGGGTTCTGCCTCGGTTCCTGCTGAGCGGCGTCGCCGGCAGAGGAGCCGGGACCAGTCGGGTGAGTGAGGCTGTGCCGGCGCATGCCGAACCCCACCCTGTTGCCCATGTGCGCTGGGTTGGCCGAGGTGCCAGCGCCTCTGCATGgccacagccctgcagctgaggaagaagagggtGTGGGAGGGCAGGAGCTGACCTGACCCTCTCGCACCCACTCCAGCCACATCCTGCCCCGGGGCATCCTGGTTGGATGCCAGCGATGGTGGTACCGATGCTGGCTCCGGCGTGGGATGCCCAGCCCTGGCTCTGACCAGGGACACAGAGCTACACTGGCTCCTGCTTGCAGAACCGTGACCTGGGGGGGAATCTGGGGGGTCCAGGGCTTTGCCGGGGTTGAGGGGGGATTTCTACCCTCGTTGCTTCTTTGACGACCCCCCCCAGATACGGTGCACCGGGCGTGGAGCTCACGGGCTTGCACAAGGAGACAGCCACCGTCACCCAGCTGCACTTTCTCCCTGGCCAGGTAGGTGGGTGTCCCGGGGGGGGCACCGGCAGCAGCCCCCCTGAACCCCTACTCACCCCGCTGCTCTCCTGCCAGGGCTGGCTCCTCTCCCTGTTGGATGACAACACGCTGCACCTCTGGGAGGTCTGCGAGAAGGAGGGCTGCTCCCACCTGGAAGAGACCCGCAGCTTCGGCCTCCCAGGACGCCCAGGGTCTGACAGCGCTAAGTTCTTGTCTGGGGGGTGTCTCCAGCCGCTCCCCCTGCGTGGGGCTGCGGCCGGGAGCAATACCGCTGCCGCTTGGGAACGGCGCGTGGGAGCAGCCGGCCCTGCTTGGAGTGGGATGGCAGCCAAGGTCCCCTCAGTGGCGGTGGTTTCCCTGCTGGGATGCTCCTCTGATCCCGACTGGGAAGCTGCGGCGGGAGGGAAATGCAGCCCTGGGCTTTTTATAGGTGCTGGCAGGGGTGATGAATGGCTCTGACTGCTGTTAGCGCTGAGTCTggccctgtccccatcctcctgggtcaatggcgatgcagctgctgcctctcGGTCCAAGCAGAGCCACTGGGCAAGGGACTTTGGGGTCTCTCCACCGCTCCCCCAGACCCAGCACGGGGCTTACATCCCATCTGCTCCCCCTTCCAGCTGCTCCCCTGGCATCACGCGGGTCACGGTGGTGCTGCCGATGTCTGCTGGCGCAGTGGCCTGCCTGGGCACCGAGGGTGGTGCCGTGTATTTTCTTGCCCTGCCCTCTCTGGCGCTTCTGGAGGACAAAACCCTCTTCCCAGACGAGATCCTGCAGAGGTGAGCCCCACCGGCCCCgcggcccctccccacctctcccagcccctcctgacCCTTCTCTGTCCCCTCCGTGCAGCGTTCCCGATGATTACCGCTGCGGGAAGGCACTGGGGCCGGTGGAGTCCATCCAGGAGCACCCACGCGACAGCAGTCAGCTCCTCATCGGGTACAGCCGGGGGCTGGTGGTCCTGTGGGAGCAGAGCACGCGCACCGTCCAGCACCTTTTCCTGGGGAACCAGGTACCGGGAATGGCGAGGGATCATCGAGGCTGCAGCATCACTCCTATCCCCGTCCTGTCTCCCCTGTTGAACCCCCCGGTGTGTTCCCACAGCAGCTTGAGAGCCTGGCCTGGGAGCAGAGCGGGAAGAGCATCGTCAGCTCGCACAGCGACGGCGGGTACATGGTGTGGGCGGTGAGCGGCGCCGGCCAGAGGACCCAGCAGCCTGTCATGTCCACCATCCCCTACGGTACGGGGAggggttgtggggctgggggctcctcACCCCATCCCGGTGCCGGTGCCGAACGGTGTCGATATTTTCCTTCCAGGTCCATTCCCTTGCAAAGCCATCAGCAAAATTCTCTGGCGAACCTGCGAGTCGGGGTATGTCCCTGCGGCACGGGGGCTGCTCCGGTGTGAACCCTCCAGCAGCCGGGCTCGTGATGGGCACGGGGGGGAACTGGAGGCTGCTTGGAGGATGCTCTGTGTGGTCCAGGCTCTGATGGAGGCTGCTTCATCCCCTCAGGAACCCCTTCATCATCTTCAGCGGGGGGATGCCGCGGGCCAGCTACGGTGACCGGCACTGTGTCAGCGTGTTGCAGGGCCAGACCTTGGCCACGCTGGACTTCACCTCCCGTGTCATCGACTTCTTCACCGTGCAGAGCGCCAAGGTGGCTGAGGGAGGTACGTCCTGCTGGGGTGGGAGGTTACATCGTGAAGGTCAAAAAGGCCccgtgcaaggtcctgcacctgggtgaGAGCAACCTCAAACACAAATCCAGGCTGGGTGAAGAATGGAGAGccgccctgaggagaaggacttggggtgctgggggatgagaagctcaacaggagctggCAATgagtgcttgcagcccagaaaccaaccatgtcctgggctgcatccagagcagtgggaccagcagggagggaggggatcctgcccctctgctctgatgagaccaaacctggagtcctgtgtccagttttggagtcctcagcatgggaaggacatggagctgtttgagtgagtccagaggaggccacagagatgatccgagggctggagcacatcccacACAAGGgtagtctgagagagttggtgttgttcagcctggagaagagaaggctccagggagatcttaaagcagcttctagtactgaaatgggctccaggaaagctggggaggggctcttgattgggaagtgcagagacaggatgagggggaatggttttcaactgaaagaggggagattgagacgaCATCtttgggagaaatgttttgctgtgagaggcCTTGGCACAAGACAAGTGgtggctgctgcatccctggaggtgttcaaggccaggctggatggggcttggagcaacctgatatggtgggaggtgtccctgcccatggcaggggatggaactggatgggctttgaggtgtcttccaacccaaaccatcccatgattctatgatatctatCAGCAGCTGtcttcccccaccccaggcTTTGAAAACCCCCGTGCCCTCGTGGTGCTGGTGGAGGAAGAGCTGGTGGCCATTGACCTCCAGACGCCGGGCTGGCCCACCATCCCTGCCCCGTACCTGGCGCCGCTCCACTCCTCCGCCATCACCTGCTCCTGCCACGTCTCCAACGTGCCTCTCAAGCTCTGGGAGAGGATCGTCAGTGCCGGCGAGCAACAGAGCCCCCGGCTCTCCTCTGCGGTGAGTGATGGCGATGGTGGAGAGaaggggtccccaaaacccaccaggaTGGGTGGGTGGAGGGGTGAtgctcctgctccctgcagaTGTGCTCaatctctccatccctccctccaggcTTGGCCCATCGATGGGGGGAAGAACCTGGCCCAGGAGCCCACGCAGAGGGGGCTTCTCCTCACGGGGTGAGTGGCCTGGCAGTGGACAGGGGGCCTGGGAAATCCAAAATGCACTGACGGGGTGGGAGGGGGCACCCTCAGCCCCTTCCTGCAGTGGGGGAGTGGGATGGAGAGCGGGGTTGAGTGGGCTACCCCCATCTCGTTCAGCTCGATGGCCCGGCAAGCATGTCACCCGTGGCATTGTGCCCCCGCCTTGTCCCCTGCCTCCTGGCACAGTGGTTGCCAGCACACAGGCGGCTCTTGTTTGCGGGCAGATGTCAGGGCCCTGCACTAACAGGgcctccctgtccccaccccagGCATGAGGATGGCACGGTGCGGTTCTGGGACGCCTCAGGGGTCTCCCTGAAGCCCCTCTACAAGCTGGGCACCGCCAGCATCTTCCAGACAGACTGTGAGCACAACGACAGCCTCAACCAGGCGGGGGAGGAGGAGTGGCCGCCCTTCCGCAAGGTGAGGTCCCTGCGATGAGGGGATCATAGAaccctggaatggtttgggttggaagggacctcagttccacccctgccatgggcaaggacacctccctctgcatcaggggctccaagccccatccagcctggccttgcacccctccagggatggggcagccacaacttccctgggcaacctgttctaagacctcacagcaaaacatttcttcctaagatctcatttcaatctctcctctttcaacCAAAACCCCTTCCTCCTTgttctctccctgcactccccaatccagagcccctccccagctttcctggagcccctttcagtactggaggttgctctaaggtctcccagagcCTGGTGCTACGTCTCGGATGCTCCTGCAGACCCCAGCACTCCCTGGTCTCTGCTGGCCTTGGACTGGGGGGGCACAAGCCCAGAGGCGTGCACGGGGGCTGCACCCGCTGGAGCCGTCCCAGCTGCGCCCCAGGGACGTGTCCCCCGGCTCAGGGCACAGCTGCCCTGTGACGCCTGCGGGGACACAAGGGATGCTTGTTCCACATTCTCCATCTTGCGTGTCCGCCCCAGCGCGGGGGGAGAGCCGGGGGGACACGTGGGGACAGACCTTTCCCGGGCGCGATGCCCGGAGCAGCCCGTGTGCCGCAGCCAGTGCCTGCCAGCTGCTGGGGGGTGAGCTGTGAGGGTGCTTGGGGGGGTGCCCTGCAGCTGTATGAAGGCCCCCGGCCCCCCTCTCTCCCACAGGTGGGCTGCTTTGATCCCTACAGCGACGACCCACGCCTGGGTGTGCAGAAGATCGCTCTCTGCAAGTACACGGCCAAGATGGTGGTGGCCGGCACGGCGGGGCAGGTAGGGTGGTGGGGGGCAGAGCGGGTGCTACCGGGCACCTCCCGGCGCTCTCCTCGGGGAGATGCAACACGGGGAGGCTGCAAGTCCTGCAGACCCCACACCCGTCCACGAAGGGCTCGTATCTGCAGGTCCTGGGGGGAAGTTCCAGCGTGTGTCCCCCACTGTTCGTGTTTGTCCCCTGCAGGTGCTGGTGATGGAGCTGAGCGATGAGAAGTCGGAGCACGCGGTCAGCGTGGCCACGGTCGACCTGCTGCAGGACCGTGAGGGCTTCACCTGGAAGGGCCACGACCGGCTGGCCCCCAGGAACGGCCCCTTGGCCTTCGCGCCCGGCTTCCAGCCCAGCGTGCTGGTGCAGTGCGTGCCCCCCGCTGCCGTCACCGCTGTCACCCTCCATTCCGAGTGGAACCTCGTGGCTTTCGGCACCAGCCACGGCTTCGGGCTCTTCGACTATTACCGGCGCAACCCCGTGCTGGCCAGGTAAGGGGGGATCTTGGTGCTAGGGCCACCCTGAAGCGCCGTGCTGGGGGTCCACGCGCTGAGCGATAGCGGTGCCCGCAGGTGTACACTGCACCCCAACGACTCGCTGGCCATGGAGGGGCCGCTGTCCCGTGTGAAGTCCCTCAAGAAGTCTCTGCGACAGTCCTTCCGCCGCATCCGCAAGAGCCGCGTGTCTGGCAAGAAGAGGCTCAATGCCAGCAGCCCCTCCAGCAAGGTGGGCAGGGAGCAGTGCGATCACGGCTGCTCCTAGTCCCCCCCAGGGCCAGGCTGATCCCTGTGtcctccccaggtgcaggagGCCAACGCGCAGCTGGCCGAGCAGGCAGGACCCCCCGAGGTGGAGATGACGCCCGTGCAGCGGCGGATCGAGCCGCGCTCGGCTGACGACTCGCTCTCAGGGGTGGTGCGATGCCTCTACTTCGCCGACACCTTCCTCCGCGACGGTGAGAGCCCCTTCCCTGGGAAAAGTCCCCGCTCCGGGGCTGTGccgtggggagggggctctgaCGCTGTCCCATCCCCACAGCCGCCCACCACGGCCCCACGATGTGGGCAGGGACCAACTCTGGCTCGGTGTTCGCCTACGCCCTGGAGGTGCCGTCGCAGGAGAAGTTTTCGGAACGGGCGGTGGAGGCCGTGCTGGGGAAGGAGATCCAGCTGATGCACCGGGCGCCAGTGGTGGCCATCGCGGTGCTGGATGGACGAGGAAACCCCCTGCCTGAGCCCTACGAGGTGTCGCGGGACCTGGCCAAGGCCCCCGATATGCAGGGCAGCCACTCCATGCTCATCTCCTCCGAGGAGCAGTTCAAGGTGAGCGTGGATCTTGGCACATCCCCACGGCGGGGATGGAACCCACCACCCACAACATGGCCCATGTGCTCTCTGGGTGTCCCCATCGCCCTAGGGACAAGTGCAGGGCTGGAGGTGACCAGCCAGGTCCTTGGGCACACCTATGCTTGTCCCCAGGGGGTGGCTCTGAGGGGAAGGTCCTGCCCTTTGCCAAGGGTTCCAGTGGTGGGAAGCAGCTCAGTTGCCCCCCAAGAACATGCAGGTTCCCATCTCCACTGTCTCCTCTC
It includes:
- the LLGL1 gene encoding lethal(2) giant larvae protein homolog 1 isoform X1 — encoded protein: MMKFRFRRQGGGDPHRDRLRHDLFAFSKTVEHGFPSQPSALAYDPVLCVMAIGTKAGAVKLYGAPGVELTGLHKETATVTQLHFLPGQGWLLSLLDDNTLHLWEVCEKEGCSHLEETRSFGLPGRPGSDSANCSPGITRVTVVLPMSAGAVACLGTEGGAVYFLALPSLALLEDKTLFPDEILQSVPDDYRCGKALGPVESIQEHPRDSSQLLIGYSRGLVVLWEQSTRTVQHLFLGNQQLESLAWEQSGKSIVSSHSDGGYMVWAVSGAGQRTQQPVMSTIPYGPFPCKAISKILWRTCESGNPFIIFSGGMPRASYGDRHCVSVLQGQTLATLDFTSRVIDFFTVQSAKVAEGGFENPRALVVLVEEELVAIDLQTPGWPTIPAPYLAPLHSSAITCSCHVSNVPLKLWERIVSAGEQQSPRLSSAAWPIDGGKNLAQEPTQRGLLLTGHEDGTVRFWDASGVSLKPLYKLGTASIFQTDCEHNDSLNQAGEEEWPPFRKVGCFDPYSDDPRLGVQKIALCKYTAKMVVAGTAGQVLVMELSDEKSEHAVSVATVDLLQDREGFTWKGHDRLAPRNGPLAFAPGFQPSVLVQCVPPAAVTAVTLHSEWNLVAFGTSHGFGLFDYYRRNPVLARCTLHPNDSLAMEGPLSRVKSLKKSLRQSFRRIRKSRVSGKKRLNASSPSSKVQEANAQLAEQAGPPEVEMTPVQRRIEPRSADDSLSGVVRCLYFADTFLRDAAHHGPTMWAGTNSGSVFAYALEVPSQEKFSERAVEAVLGKEIQLMHRAPVVAIAVLDGRGNPLPEPYEVSRDLAKAPDMQGSHSMLISSEEQFKVFTLPKVSAKTKFKLTAHEGCRVRKVALVSLASAGSEEHLENCLACLTNLGDIHIFTVPGLRPQVHYNCIRKEDISGIASCVFTKHGQGFYLISPSEFERFSLSARNVTEPLCRLEVARLQDTSCLSNSLTVTPKLPQANGTHVPRSPEDQHSPTDSDRSPEEHPAAFSPGPIDSPNSSMENPLDTTGDITVEEVKDFLPSSEEAERNLRNASEEEARPAGILIK
- the LLGL1 gene encoding lethal(2) giant larvae protein homolog 1 isoform X2; amino-acid sequence: MMKFRFRRQGGGDPHRDRLRHDLFAFSKTVEHGFPSQPSALAYDPVLCVMAIGTKAGAVKLYGAPGVELTGLHKETATVTQLHFLPGQGWLLSLLDDNTLHLWEVCEKEGCSHLEETRSFGLPGRPGCSPGITRVTVVLPMSAGAVACLGTEGGAVYFLALPSLALLEDKTLFPDEILQSVPDDYRCGKALGPVESIQEHPRDSSQLLIGYSRGLVVLWEQSTRTVQHLFLGNQQLESLAWEQSGKSIVSSHSDGGYMVWAVSGAGQRTQQPVMSTIPYGPFPCKAISKILWRTCESGNPFIIFSGGMPRASYGDRHCVSVLQGQTLATLDFTSRVIDFFTVQSAKVAEGGFENPRALVVLVEEELVAIDLQTPGWPTIPAPYLAPLHSSAITCSCHVSNVPLKLWERIVSAGEQQSPRLSSAAWPIDGGKNLAQEPTQRGLLLTGHEDGTVRFWDASGVSLKPLYKLGTASIFQTDCEHNDSLNQAGEEEWPPFRKVGCFDPYSDDPRLGVQKIALCKYTAKMVVAGTAGQVLVMELSDEKSEHAVSVATVDLLQDREGFTWKGHDRLAPRNGPLAFAPGFQPSVLVQCVPPAAVTAVTLHSEWNLVAFGTSHGFGLFDYYRRNPVLARCTLHPNDSLAMEGPLSRVKSLKKSLRQSFRRIRKSRVSGKKRLNASSPSSKVQEANAQLAEQAGPPEVEMTPVQRRIEPRSADDSLSGVVRCLYFADTFLRDAAHHGPTMWAGTNSGSVFAYALEVPSQEKFSERAVEAVLGKEIQLMHRAPVVAIAVLDGRGNPLPEPYEVSRDLAKAPDMQGSHSMLISSEEQFKVFTLPKVSAKTKFKLTAHEGCRVRKVALVSLASAGSEEHLENCLACLTNLGDIHIFTVPGLRPQVHYNCIRKEDISGIASCVFTKHGQGFYLISPSEFERFSLSARNVTEPLCRLEVARLQDTSCLSNSLTVTPKLPQANGTHVPRSPEDQHSPTDSDRSPEEHPAAFSPGPIDSPNSSMENPLDTTGDITVEEVKDFLPSSEEAERNLRNASEEEARPAGILIK